The genomic segment GACTGATATGTTTTTTTACAAAGTAGCTAGTGAAGCTGTGCCCTTTTCTTAAAATAGCTGAACAGGGCCTTATCGAATGGAACTGATGTATCAAGCAGATTATACTCGATTCCGGAGTTCAGGCATTCTTCCTTAATTCTTTCTATATATTCGCTCATCGCCTTCTGATATGCCTTTTGAATCTGGAAAGGCTGGGTTACCATTTCCTCGCGGGTTTCCATATCCTTAAAGACGGCGTCACGCCCGAAGGCAAAGCTAATTTCCATCGGGTCGAGGACCTGGAAGACCACGACCTCATTTTTCTTGTACCTGAAGTGCTTCAAGGCGGTAAGGACGGAATTAACGTCGTCAAAAAAGTCGGATATAATAATAACGAGTCCCCGTCTTTTTACTTTTTCAGCCACGTAATTTAAGCAGTTTGCAGTTTTGGTCTGGCTGGAGGGTTTAGCAGAAGCCAGAGCCTTAAGGAGTTCCGTGAGGTAAATTCTGCTGGATTTAGGGGCCATAAAGGTTTCGATCTTATCGGAATAAAGAGCCAGGCCTGCGGCATCCTGCTGGTGCGTCATTAGGTACATGAGGCTTGCGGCAAGAATGGAAGCGTATTCAAGTTTCTTTATGTTACTTCCGTATGCAAAATCCATTGAGCGGCTGACGTCCAGTATGACGTGGCTTACCAGGTTCGTTTCCTCTTCAAACTGTTTGATATAGTATTTTTCAGTTTTGCCGTATGCCTTCCAGTCGACGCTCTTCAGGCTGTCGCCCTGCATATAAGGCCTGTGCTCGCTGAATTCAACGCTAAAGCCGTGGTAAGGGCTTCTGTGAAGCCCTACCATAAAGCCCTCAACAACAAGCCGGGCCTTAAGTTCCAGTGAATTCAGCTTGGATACAACAGACGGGTTCAGGAATTTTCTATAATCCTGGTTAGTTTCAGCCACTATTTTTTTGCCTCAAGTTTCTTTTTTAAGATTTCATCGGGAGAAAGCCCCATATTGTCCAGCTCCGCCTGTGCTGAAGGCGACATTTCATGGTTAGGATAGCTTGACAAAAACTGCTTAAAAGACGCAGTTGCAGCGTTAAAGTCCTTCAGGTAATTTGCCTGGATGAAGCCAGCCATAAAAAGGGCGGTTGAAGCTTCGGCACTCTTAGGGTATTCTTTGAATATCCTGCTATAGTATTCAACGGCTTTTTTCAGGGACTCCGTCTCCGGTACATTTTTAACAGTTTTACCCTCATAAAGTTTCCCGATTTCGAATAAAACTTTTGGTGCCCTGGGGCTCTGGGGGTAGTCTTTGACCAGGGTTTCATAGGCATCTACGGCCTCTGTGTACTTCCCTTCCTGTACGTCTTTCTGTCCGGCGTTATATAGTTCCTGTTCACTTTTCTTAGAACATCCGGTTAACAATATAGCTGTAATAAAAACTGAGCATAGCAACACGAAGTATCGATTCATTTCTTTTCCAATTAGTTGTGATTAAATGTAAAAAAGACCGGATATTAATATAATAATAAATCAAATGAATTGAGACAAGTTTGCGGCGTGTTTCATGGAATCGCCGCGTGAGGTTGAGACCTTTCTTCCCATGGAGCTGATAATATGCTGAATTGAAGAGGCGCTGTTAAGCGGGTCGTCGACAATATATTTTTTATTGGGGTAAATGCAGTATTTATCCCTGTAAGGTTTTGGCGTAAAGTTAGGCATAATCACGTTTGCGCCTACTCTTAAGGCCTTTTCCCTGCCGAGCGAGTCGATAGTTGCGATAGCCGTTGTTGCCGGAATGTGTGTGTCTTTCATGAGTATGCGGCTGACGGCAATGGTCTTAAGCGTCAGTTCCACGCTTCCGACGGCCTTATTCCTGTATGGGGTGTTAGGAGACGGGATAAAAGGGCTGAAGGAAGCCATATCGACGTCCAGTTCCCTGCAGAGCAGGAGGTCTTCTGCGATATCTTCAACCGACTGACCGGGAAGCCCAATAATGTTGCCGCTTCCGATCTGGTAGCCGATAGATTTCAGGAACTGCAGCTGTTCAAGGCGTTCCTGAACTTTCTGCCTCTGGTGGTAGACGGAGTAAAGCCTGGGGTTTGCAGTTTCATGCTTAAGGAGATAGCGGTCTGCCCCGGCATAGCGCCAGGTTTTGTATTCCTCGAAGTCCCTTTGGCCGAGGCTAAGAGTAATAGCGACGTCGCAGTTCTGTTTTATGAAATAGATTATGTAAGCTATTTTATCTACGTCGAAGGCCTGGTCCTCGCCTGACTGCAGAACGATAGTACGGATGCCGAGGTTAGATATGAGTTTAGCCGTATCGATTATCTCGTCGGCATTCATCCTGTAGCGTTCTATTGTATCATTGCTTTTCCTGAGGCCGCAGTACAGGCAGTCCTGTTCGCAGTAGTTTGAAAATTCAATAATTCCCCTCAGGTGGACCTCGTCGCCGCAGTAGGCTTTTCTGACCTCATCGGCCTTATCGAAAAGCCTGCGCGTATTTCTGAAGTCAGAAAGCTCCAGGAGGTAAATTATCTCCTCTTTTGATAAATCCTTTTTATTTAAAATATGGTCGAGTTTCATTTCATGCCTTAGAGGTAGACGTCCCTTTCGCCACCAGTTACTCTTTCGAGCATTGAAGTTACAACATTTTGAGCTGTCCCGTTTTCCTGAGGGATACGGGTTTTGAGGAATTCTTCACCCAGGAGCCTGGTTTCCTCAGAAGCAAAATCCGTCAGGTATTCCCTGAAAGTAGAAAGTGCATTTTGAGTACAGAGCACTTCAACGCCTCCTGATTTAGCGAGTTCCATAAAGCGGCCGCCGGTTCTTTCAGAGCGGTAGCAAGCGGTGCAGAAGCTGGGAAGGTATCCCAGTCGGCAGCAGGCTTTTACCACGTCATCAAGGTTTCTGTGGTCACCCAGTTGGAACTGCTGCATGGTTTCATTTTCAGCTGAGACCTCGCTGTATGCTCCGGGTGAAGTACGGCTGCCGGCGCTCAGCTGTGAGACTCCTGCTGAGAGGAGTTCACGCCTGAATTCTGCTTTTTCCCTGGTAGAAAGG from the Ignavibacteria bacterium genome contains:
- a CDS encoding tetratricopeptide repeat protein is translated as MNRYFVLLCSVFITAILLTGCSKKSEQELYNAGQKDVQEGKYTEAVDAYETLVKDYPQSPRAPKVLFEIGKLYEGKTVKNVPETESLKKAVEYYSRIFKEYPKSAEASTALFMAGFIQANYLKDFNAATASFKQFLSSYPNHEMSPSAQAELDNMGLSPDEILKKKLEAKK
- a CDS encoding DUF58 domain-containing protein is translated as MVGLHRSPYHGFSVEFSEHRPYMQGDSLKSVDWKAYGKTEKYYIKQFEEETNLVSHVILDVSRSMDFAYGSNIKKLEYASILAASLMYLMTHQQDAAGLALYSDKIETFMAPKSSRIYLTELLKALASAKPSSQTKTANCLNYVAEKVKRRGLVIIISDFFDDVNSVLTALKHFRYKKNEVVVFQVLDPMEISFAFGRDAVFKDMETREEMVTQPFQIQKAYQKAMSEYIERIKEECLNSGIEYNLLDTSVPFDKALFSYFKKRAQLH
- the hydE gene encoding [FeFe] hydrogenase H-cluster radical SAM maturase HydE, producing MKLDHILNKKDLSKEEIIYLLELSDFRNTRRLFDKADEVRKAYCGDEVHLRGIIEFSNYCEQDCLYCGLRKSNDTIERYRMNADEIIDTAKLISNLGIRTIVLQSGEDQAFDVDKIAYIIYFIKQNCDVAITLSLGQRDFEEYKTWRYAGADRYLLKHETANPRLYSVYHQRQKVQERLEQLQFLKSIGYQIGSGNIIGLPGQSVEDIAEDLLLCRELDVDMASFSPFIPSPNTPYRNKAVGSVELTLKTIAVSRILMKDTHIPATTAIATIDSLGREKALRVGANVIMPNFTPKPYRDKYCIYPNKKYIVDDPLNSASSIQHIISSMGRKVSTSRGDSMKHAANLSQFI